A genome region from Dickeya chrysanthemi NCPPB 402 includes the following:
- a CDS encoding NTP transferase domain-containing protein: protein MKGILLVAGRGSRLGDITNEKPKSLVELNGQSLLQRAIDSLRKGGVNKIAAVGGYRSEMIKPYVNQLFINKNWERTSIFSSLLCAREWLKTETCLVSYGDIFYSHHLVESLIKSTGDINLTYDPNAVELWKKRNEDPLSDLESFKIDNGRIVGIGGRIKSLDEVQGQYMGLFKITPQAWSWIENFISSLSQNEIDNIDMTNLFSKLLNSGHHVFGTKNEYPWGEVDTPSDISLYHKIYPNV from the coding sequence ATGAAAGGTATTTTATTAGTGGCTGGCCGTGGAAGCCGCCTTGGTGATATTACAAATGAAAAACCTAAGTCGCTGGTTGAACTAAATGGTCAATCATTGCTACAACGCGCGATCGATTCTTTAAGGAAAGGTGGAGTTAATAAGATTGCAGCCGTAGGTGGTTATCGCAGTGAGATGATTAAACCTTACGTAAACCAGCTATTTATCAATAAAAACTGGGAAAGAACAAGTATTTTCAGCTCATTACTATGTGCCCGTGAGTGGCTTAAGACAGAAACCTGTCTTGTAAGCTACGGCGATATTTTTTATTCTCACCATTTGGTTGAATCCCTAATAAAAAGCACTGGTGATATTAACCTAACCTATGATCCAAATGCGGTGGAATTATGGAAGAAGCGAAACGAAGATCCTCTATCCGATCTCGAAAGTTTCAAAATAGATAATGGAAGAATCGTGGGTATTGGAGGGCGAATTAAAAGTCTTGATGAAGTTCAAGGTCAATACATGGGGCTTTTTAAAATCACTCCGCAAGCATGGAGTTGGATTGAAAATTTCATTTCATCGCTGAGTCAAAATGAAATAGATAACATCGACATGACAAATCTATTTTCTAAGCTCCTCAATAGTGGTCATCATGTGTTTGGAACTAAGAATGAATATCCCTGGGGAGAAGTTGACACTCCATCGGATATCAGCCTTTACCATAAAATTTATCCTAATGTATAA
- a CDS encoding gamma-glutamyl-gamma-aminobutyrate hydrolase family protein (Members of this family of hydrolases with an active site Cys residue belong to MEROPS family C26.), whose protein sequence is MKHVAITMMRLYEPSRHEWRDTLDQRWLSLMQACGLIPLYLPNDADLAEKILLLSHPEGVIFSGGGDCYAISGEQDARDLTEVRALEWALKYSKPIYGVCRGMQAVLSHFGGSIIPVTGHVATRHKISIHDTEIDTEIEVNSFHNYGFRHIPEGFTVTSKTAEGFIESVSDRKRKIHLIMWHPERENIAMPHDVKTIKDIFGAE, encoded by the coding sequence ATGAAACATGTCGCTATTACGATGATGCGATTGTATGAGCCTTCACGTCACGAATGGCGAGATACCCTCGACCAACGTTGGTTGTCGCTCATGCAGGCATGTGGACTGATACCTCTCTATCTACCAAACGATGCTGATTTAGCAGAAAAAATATTACTGCTATCTCATCCTGAAGGCGTGATTTTCAGCGGTGGCGGTGATTGTTACGCAATAAGCGGCGAGCAGGATGCAAGAGATTTGACTGAGGTTCGTGCCCTGGAGTGGGCTCTTAAATATTCCAAACCAATATATGGCGTTTGCCGGGGTATGCAAGCTGTACTAAGCCATTTTGGTGGTTCCATCATCCCTGTTACTGGACACGTAGCTACCCGGCATAAGATTTCAATTCACGATACAGAAATAGATACAGAAATAGAAGTAAACTCTTTTCATAATTATGGGTTTAGACATATTCCTGAAGGATTCACTGTTACAAGCAAGACCGCAGAAGGTTTTATTGAATCTGTAAGTGATAGAAAAAGAAAGATACATCTGATTATGTGGCACCCTGAGAGAGAAAACATAGCCATGCCTCATGATGTTAAAACAATCAAGGATATATTTGGAGCGGAATAG